The Mycobacterium avium subsp. avium genomic sequence CGATCCGGGCGGCGACCTCCCCGGCGAACCGCAGCGTCTCATCCCGCGCGCCGGGTTGGTAGCGGTCGGCGACCGGGTCGTAGTCGGCGCCGGCGATCGACCCGTGATCGGCAGCCACCTCGACGAGCTGCACCGGCCAGCCGATCCGCTGCAGGTGTGCGGCGAAGTCCCGGCTGGCACTCACCGGCACCACATCGTCGGCGACGCCGTGCAGCAGCGTGAACGCGGTGCCGCTGCGGTCGGGCGGCACCGTGTCGGTGGCCGCCCGACCGGTGAGCGGGTCGGGAACCATGAACGCGCCGGCCAGGCAGAAGGTGTGCAGGGGCGCCACGCCGAATCGATCCGCCTGCAGGGTGACGCCCGCCGCTGCGGCCCCACCCAGTGACCACCCGACCAGCGCCACCGCCCCGGAGTCACCGGCGAGCCCGCGGGTGAAGTCCAGCGATCGCAACAGGTCGGCGCGTCCGCCGTCGGCGGCGTGGGAGTTCCAGTCCGGCGCCACCACCATCAGACCGTGGGCGGCGAGCAGGCCGGCCAGCGGGCCGACGGCGGCGCGGGCGTCGGTTTGCGCGCCGTGCCACAGCAAGACCGTGGGTGATGCCGGTTCGCCGAAGACGTCGGCCCAGCGGCCCGGGGCGTAGCGCAACGTCCTCACCGCAGCAGGGTGCCCGCCGCGGGCTGCCCCCAATCCGTGCCGAGCATGGGGTTCAGCTGACCAGGCCCGGCCGCAAT encodes the following:
- a CDS encoding alpha/beta hydrolase family protein, coding for MRTLRYAPGRWADVFGEPASPTVLLWHGAQTDARAAVGPLAGLLAAHGLMVVAPDWNSHAADGGRADLLRSLDFTRGLAGDSGAVALVGWSLGGAAAAGVTLQADRFGVAPLHTFCLAGAFMVPDPLTGRAATDTVPPDRSGTAFTLLHGVADDVVPVSASRDFAAHLQRIGWPVQLVEVAADHGSIAGADYDPVADRYQPGARDETLRFAGEVAARIAATLRYLGG